One part of the Planctomycetia bacterium genome encodes these proteins:
- a CDS encoding protein kinase has product MPSERASRAEALALVRREPSQPDDERLIDALEQYLDLAAAGRAPATRDFVQLHPTIAERLLDCLSGLRLVRQAAPDVEASAASLTQLAEEAIPFTEPLGDYRIVREVGRGGMGIVYEAQQLSLGRRVALKTLPLAAVLDPRQLQRFKNEALAAAHLDHPNIVEVYGVGCERGIHFFAMKFVDGPSLADVIQARRREGQSTAAESDADSSVIPSHAALPADTLRAGHAITMRDAGFFAAVARLGIQAAEALDHAHQMGVIHRDVKPSNLMLDAAGKVWVTDFGLARIGADAQFTMTGDLLGTLRYMSPEQASGKPTMIDHRTDIYSLGATLYELATDRPVVRGQERAAMLREIAETDPAYPRMIVPSMPLDLETILLKTLSKEPAARYDTAQALADDLRRFLEHKPILARRATRWDQTTKWVRRHRAVSALLAVATCAVMLLLSGALWHNHRLREEIAKSDARNLELREMTYVHDVPLIDAARRDGKLTLAQELLDRHIPAPGEQDVRDFAWHWLNRALNDEELVLRGHEGPVSAVTYNSTGTRIATGGHDGTVRIWDAQTGAPLRVIDAHHGNVNCLQFFRHGTELISGGDDGLVRQWRVEDGEPLHTFKGHVGNVLSLSISPDEQWLASGGEDYVLRIWDLAGRKLARSLIDANHRINVVLYSPDGQHLAAGSRDGHLRFYRSADWEIAWMQSRHINQPVSLCFDRPGANLLVGDNKGHVVLLSVASGERVVSALHAGTRQRAVVLRGDGQRFLAVDLEGRLFQDAIHSTIKTPYRHTHASRVWAAARSPDDKCIVTAGVDGAARVWSLDRPIGGEVLFSIKSTSLHHILSGDGQTVACHSNEQIDLWKVNPWTHLGTMPLNDAPVTTFALSHDGGTLAVGTRRGEVSLIDAKTLREIRAWDVSKHVHVLAFQPLGSRLAALTATETHLLELAKSDSVPTVPCNSANAMVFAPDGKSFAVCRYDDNRLTAWETDSGRERYSLKDAANRRLAYAANGTLIAAVQIDGSIELRDALSGVLQSRLNGADASSRPGQIAFSPDGRLIAIGDGNRGVRLISVMSKQELFRIDELPGVSYLTFAPDGKSLWTTCDDGETCSLVRWSIDLPSERPTNHNNLVPAAASRGERL; this is encoded by the coding sequence ATGCCTTCTGAGCGAGCGAGCCGCGCGGAAGCCCTTGCCCTGGTGCGCCGCGAACCCAGCCAGCCAGACGACGAACGGCTGATTGATGCGTTGGAGCAATACCTCGACCTGGCGGCCGCAGGCCGCGCTCCGGCCACCCGCGATTTCGTTCAACTCCATCCGACGATCGCCGAAAGGCTCCTCGACTGCCTGTCAGGCCTGCGGTTGGTGCGACAGGCCGCACCCGATGTCGAAGCCTCGGCGGCGTCGCTCACTCAGCTTGCCGAAGAGGCCATTCCGTTCACGGAACCGCTGGGAGACTACCGCATTGTCCGCGAGGTTGGCCGGGGCGGCATGGGCATTGTCTACGAAGCCCAGCAGTTGTCGCTCGGCCGTCGCGTGGCGCTCAAGACGTTGCCGCTGGCCGCCGTGCTCGATCCCCGGCAACTGCAACGATTCAAGAACGAAGCCCTGGCCGCGGCGCATTTGGATCATCCGAACATTGTCGAGGTGTACGGCGTGGGTTGCGAGCGCGGCATCCACTTCTTCGCGATGAAGTTCGTCGATGGACCCAGCCTGGCGGACGTGATCCAGGCGCGCCGACGGGAAGGTCAGTCGACGGCCGCGGAAAGCGACGCCGACTCGTCAGTCATCCCTTCGCACGCAGCACTTCCCGCGGACACCTTGCGGGCCGGCCATGCCATCACGATGCGCGACGCTGGCTTCTTCGCCGCGGTCGCGCGGCTGGGAATTCAGGCCGCCGAGGCGCTCGACCACGCGCATCAGATGGGCGTGATTCACCGCGACGTCAAACCGTCGAATCTGATGTTGGACGCCGCCGGCAAGGTCTGGGTCACGGACTTCGGCCTGGCGCGGATCGGGGCAGACGCGCAGTTCACGATGACCGGCGACTTGCTCGGCACGCTCCGTTACATGAGCCCGGAGCAGGCGTCGGGCAAGCCGACGATGATCGATCACCGCACCGATATTTACTCGCTGGGCGCGACGCTGTACGAATTGGCCACGGACAGGCCGGTCGTGCGGGGGCAGGAGCGCGCGGCGATGTTGCGCGAGATCGCCGAGACGGATCCGGCGTATCCGCGCATGATTGTTCCCAGTATGCCGCTCGACCTGGAAACAATCCTCCTCAAGACTCTCTCCAAGGAACCCGCCGCCAGGTACGACACGGCCCAGGCCCTGGCCGACGACCTGCGGCGGTTCTTGGAACACAAACCGATCCTGGCCCGCCGCGCGACACGCTGGGACCAGACGACAAAGTGGGTGCGCCGTCATCGCGCGGTGTCGGCCTTGCTGGCTGTCGCGACCTGCGCCGTGATGCTGTTGCTGAGCGGCGCACTTTGGCATAACCACCGGTTGCGCGAAGAGATCGCCAAGAGCGATGCGCGCAATCTGGAATTGCGCGAGATGACCTACGTTCATGATGTCCCCTTGATCGATGCAGCGCGTCGAGACGGCAAGTTGACATTGGCGCAAGAGCTGCTCGATCGTCACATTCCGGCGCCCGGCGAGCAGGACGTGCGCGATTTCGCCTGGCACTGGCTGAACCGCGCCCTAAATGACGAAGAACTCGTCCTCCGCGGTCACGAGGGACCGGTCTCCGCGGTCACTTATAATTCGACCGGAACGCGGATCGCCACCGGCGGTCACGATGGCACGGTGCGGATTTGGGACGCCCAGACCGGGGCGCCGTTGCGCGTAATCGACGCCCATCACGGCAACGTGAATTGCTTGCAGTTTTTCCGGCATGGTACGGAACTCATCAGCGGCGGCGACGACGGGCTCGTACGTCAATGGCGCGTGGAGGACGGCGAGCCGTTGCATACGTTCAAAGGGCATGTTGGCAACGTGTTGAGCCTGTCGATCAGCCCCGACGAACAATGGTTGGCCTCGGGCGGGGAAGACTACGTGCTGCGCATTTGGGATCTCGCCGGTCGCAAGCTCGCCCGCAGTCTGATCGATGCCAACCATCGGATCAACGTGGTGCTGTATTCCCCCGACGGCCAGCATTTGGCGGCCGGCTCGCGCGACGGCCATTTACGATTTTACCGTAGTGCCGACTGGGAGATTGCCTGGATGCAATCTCGCCACATCAATCAACCGGTTTCGTTGTGCTTTGATCGGCCGGGCGCGAACCTCCTGGTAGGCGACAACAAGGGCCATGTAGTTTTGCTTAGCGTGGCAAGCGGCGAACGCGTGGTCAGCGCGTTGCATGCAGGTACCAGGCAACGAGCCGTGGTACTGCGCGGCGACGGGCAGCGTTTCCTAGCGGTGGACCTCGAAGGGCGGTTGTTTCAAGACGCGATCCATTCGACGATCAAGACGCCGTATCGGCATACGCACGCTTCGCGCGTCTGGGCCGCGGCACGGTCGCCTGACGATAAATGCATCGTCACGGCCGGCGTCGACGGCGCGGCGCGCGTGTGGAGCCTCGATCGGCCGATCGGCGGCGAAGTCCTGTTTTCGATCAAGTCGACGTCGCTTCACCATATTCTGTCCGGCGACGGACAGACAGTAGCTTGCCATTCCAATGAACAAATCGATCTTTGGAAGGTGAATCCTTGGACACACTTGGGCACGATGCCGCTCAACGACGCTCCGGTCACGACATTCGCGCTGTCGCACGATGGCGGGACGCTGGCCGTGGGCACGCGTCGCGGAGAAGTGTCATTGATCGATGCGAAAACACTGCGCGAGATCCGTGCCTGGGACGTCTCCAAACACGTCCACGTGCTTGCCTTTCAGCCGCTTGGGAGTCGCCTGGCGGCGCTGACGGCGACTGAGACGCACCTACTCGAACTGGCGAAATCCGACAGCGTCCCAACGGTGCCATGCAATTCCGCCAATGCCATGGTGTTCGCACCAGATGGAAAGTCTTTTGCCGTCTGCCGCTACGACGACAACCGCCTCACGGCTTGGGAAACCGACTCGGGCCGGGAACGATACTCGCTCAAGGACGCGGCGAATCGCCGCCTTGCCTACGCGGCCAACGGGACGTTGATCGCCGCGGTTCAGATCGACGGTTCCATCGAACTGCGAGATGCGCTCTCGGGCGTACTCCAATCCCGTCTGAACGGCGCGGATGCAAGCTCGCGGCCCGGTCAAATCGCGTTTTCGCCGGACGGGCGATTGATCGCCATCGGCGACGGCAACCGCGG
- a CDS encoding sigma-70 family RNA polymerase sigma factor, with product MVSGSTPKHLVELLTRAREGSDGALGEILAYYREYLKLLARVHLDRRLRSKVDASDVVQDALLRAHRAFAQFQGATEQELAAWLRRVLATSLLDFSRRFRSTARRQINLECGIDQELHESSQALARALTDGESPSDRYAERERAVLLANALAKLPPHYRDAVVLRHLEGLSFAEVAERMGRSVDSVKKLWMRGLAQLRTGWGDDHAF from the coding sequence ATGGTGAGCGGGTCGACGCCGAAGCATTTGGTGGAGCTCCTCACCCGCGCCCGGGAAGGCAGCGACGGCGCGCTCGGGGAAATTCTCGCTTACTACCGGGAATACTTGAAGTTGTTGGCACGCGTACATCTCGATCGCCGCCTGAGAAGCAAAGTCGACGCGTCCGACGTCGTGCAGGATGCGTTGTTGCGCGCGCATCGCGCCTTTGCCCAGTTCCAGGGCGCGACCGAACAAGAGCTGGCCGCCTGGCTTCGCCGCGTGCTGGCCACGAGCCTGCTGGACTTCTCGCGGCGCTTTCGCAGCACCGCGCGCCGCCAAATCAATCTGGAATGCGGCATTGACCAGGAATTGCACGAATCCTCCCAGGCGCTCGCCCGCGCGCTGACGGACGGCGAATCGCCGAGCGACCGCTACGCCGAACGCGAGCGCGCGGTGTTGCTGGCCAATGCGTTGGCGAAACTGCCCCCGCACTATCGTGACGCGGTGGTGCTGCGTCACCTGGAGGGCCTGTCCTTCGCCGAGGTCGCGGAGCGGATGGGGCGATCGGTCGATAGCGTCAAGAAGCTCTGGATGCGAGGTCTCGCACAATTGCGCACCGGTTGGGGGGACGATCATGCCTTCTGA